One region of Wyeomyia smithii strain HCP4-BCI-WySm-NY-G18 chromosome 3, ASM2978416v1, whole genome shotgun sequence genomic DNA includes:
- the LOC129730581 gene encoding zinc finger protein Elbow, with translation MLTSNNQYIRPEYLSPLPNSFDSKTSPLALLAQTCSAIGSDSPNPKLLANIEKSTKSNRDKLSPGTLSNSSNDTPKSSFKPYESSNVVHDSTKSPDDGRQVGSRNKSPKQQNSFNQPAENNRCESNQSAASGRASPSGSNRRSPGNPQSQQECISSPNCASSKDSPNDRLNDTADSATSKATIDASSRYSNSISSDSSSRVTSSAPSLVSVGPPFYSGYGSYPMDLIATSALMSPHHQMLKAAVMNPYFNYAKMKSPDSMMPVCRDPYCTGCALSSHMLGKLGPSSCPAGCTQCDHPGSKSYATAAASLAASQSSAAMYAHAQLAALAAASQLPYVCNWIGSDSSYCGKRFAASEELFQHLRTQHTAAASMTEALLNPATAAAAAAGLPPTHPLFQRTYPSPQLSPLSSARYHPYGKPSFLPPGMSPAAIASLPIPPQYFHPYSFYGARLNGSNNMHQ, from the coding sequence ttCGATTCGAAAACAAGCCCTTTGGCGCTCCTGGCACAAACATGTAGCGCAATCGGCTCCGACTCACCTAACCCAAAGTTACTGGCCAATATTGAAAAGAGTACAAAAAGCAATCGCGACAAACTGTCCCCCGGTACGCTATCGAATAGCTCTAATGATACTCCAAAGTCCAGTTTCAAGCCCTACGAATCATCCAATGTAGTGCACGATAGCACTAAATCGCCAGATGATGGCCGGCAAGTCGGGAGCCGGAACAAATCACCGAAGCAGCAAAACTCGTTCAATCAGCCAGCAGAAAACAACCGTTGTGAATCAAACCAAAGTGCTGCTTCAGGCCGAGCTTCACCTTCTGGATCAAACCGAAGATCACCTGGTAATCCACAGTCACAACAAGAATGTATCAGTAGTCCAAACTGTGCCTCATCCAAAGACTCACCGAATGATCGACTGAATGACACTGCAGATTCTGCAACATCTAAAGCCACCATAGATGCATCATCTAGGTATTCCAACAGCATCAGTAGTGATTCTTCGTCAAGAGTAACATCGTCAGCACCTTCGCTAGTGTCCGTTGGTCCTCCGTTCTACTCCGGATATGGCAGTTACCCAATGGATTTGATCGCTACCAGTGCATTGATGTCTCCACATCACCAAATGTTGAAGGCTGCGGTAATGAATCCCTACTTTAACTATGCCAAAATGAAGTCACCGGATTCGATGATGCCGGTATGTCGTGATCCATATTGTACTGGCTGTGCCTTAAGCTCTCATATGCTAGGAAAGCTTGGTCCTTCAAGTTGTCCAGCAGGTTGCACTCAATGTGATCATCCGGGAAGCAAAAGCTATGCAACTGCTGCCGCTTCGTTAGCCGCCAGTCAGTCTTCCGCTGCCATGTACGCGCATGCGCAACTGGCAGCGTTGGCAGCTGCCTCTCAATTACCTTACGTGTGCAATTGGATTGGAAGTGACTCGTCCTATTGTGGGAAACGGTTTGCAGCGTCCGAAGAACTGTTCCAGCATCTACGAACGCAGCATACCGCAGCAGCTTCAATGACAGAAGCCTTGCTCAACCCAGCTACCGCGGCCGCCGCCGCAGCCGGACTGCCACCAACGCACCCATTGTTTCAAAGAACCTATCCCTCTCCTCAGCTAAGTCCGTTATCCTCAGCACGATACCATCCCTATGGAAAACCATCGTTTCTCCCTCCCGGAATGTCACCAGCTGCGATAGCTAGCTTACCCATTCCACCACAGTATTTTCATCCTTATTCATTCTATGGAGCGCGATTAAACGGGTCAAATAATATGCACCAATAA